In one window of Deinococcus reticulitermitis DNA:
- a CDS encoding aminomethyltransferase family protein produces the protein MTPPKTLPHSPYLPFDPTVSQYNTAFGHLLPWEFNGWKRESLSWKEGCYLHAGLNPAGPHRLTGPDALQLLKDACMNGFGRFSIGASKHGVMCNAQGNVMSDGIVWRLGEEEFVSFFLTPYLDFLVDSGRYRVKGENLSGKVFLFQVAGPRSLEVLEAATGESLRDLKFLWHRPSRIRRAGRGHRDIDVRIYRLGVARTLAYEVHGQLKDAQAVYQALLTAGEPFSMERLGLQAYGMNHTEGGFAQSFIHFLPAWTEDDTFMRYMRQVDPSSLEVLSHLPGSAGPDVTKRYANPVELGWGHMIKLDRDFVGRSALERELAQPRRKIVTLEWNEDDVLAVFASQFRGGQDAQFMDFAANPIWQGHISTVFSDDVLVGDTVKGISSGRMFSVFYRAMISLCLIDLDCSAVGTEVQVLWGDPGANQRRIRARVSRFPFLDLPPNREIDVTALPAHFAGS, from the coding sequence GTGACCCCCCCCAAGACGCTCCCTCACAGCCCCTATCTGCCCTTCGACCCGACCGTGTCTCAGTACAACACCGCCTTCGGCCACCTGCTCCCCTGGGAGTTCAACGGCTGGAAGCGCGAATCCCTGTCGTGGAAAGAGGGCTGCTACCTGCACGCTGGCCTCAATCCAGCGGGACCGCACCGTCTCACAGGTCCCGACGCCCTGCAATTGCTCAAAGACGCCTGCATGAACGGCTTTGGGCGCTTCTCCATCGGGGCATCGAAGCACGGCGTCATGTGCAACGCGCAGGGCAACGTCATGTCGGACGGCATCGTCTGGCGCCTCGGGGAAGAGGAGTTCGTCAGCTTCTTTCTCACGCCCTACCTCGACTTCCTGGTGGACTCCGGGCGCTATCGAGTGAAGGGCGAGAACCTGTCGGGGAAGGTGTTCCTCTTTCAGGTGGCCGGACCCCGCTCGCTGGAGGTGCTGGAGGCCGCCACTGGCGAGAGCCTGCGGGACCTCAAGTTCTTGTGGCACCGGCCCAGCCGAATTCGCCGGGCTGGGCGCGGGCACCGGGACATCGACGTCCGCATCTACCGCTTGGGCGTGGCCCGCACGCTCGCTTACGAGGTGCACGGCCAACTCAAAGACGCGCAGGCGGTGTACCAGGCCCTGCTGACCGCAGGCGAACCCTTCAGCATGGAACGCCTGGGACTCCAGGCCTACGGCATGAACCACACAGAAGGGGGCTTCGCGCAGTCGTTCATCCACTTCCTGCCCGCCTGGACCGAGGATGACACGTTCATGCGCTACATGCGGCAGGTGGACCCCTCCTCGCTGGAGGTCCTGTCTCACCTGCCCGGCAGTGCCGGGCCCGACGTGACGAAACGCTACGCGAACCCGGTCGAACTGGGCTGGGGTCACATGATCAAACTTGACCGTGACTTTGTGGGCCGCTCTGCGCTGGAACGCGAGTTGGCGCAGCCTCGCCGGAAGATCGTCACCCTGGAGTGGAACGAGGATGACGTGCTCGCGGTGTTCGCCTCACAATTCCGTGGGGGGCAGGACGCCCAGTTCATGGACTTCGCCGCCAACCCCATCTGGCAAGGTCACATCTCCACGGTGTTCAGCGATGACGTGCTGGTGGGCGACACTGTGAAGGGCATTTCCAGTGGACGGATGTTCAGCGTGTTTTACCGGGCGATGATCTCGCTGTGCCTGATCGATCTCGACTGCTCGGCGGTTGGCACCGAAGTTCAGGTGCTCTGGGGCGACCCCGGCGCGAACCAGCGGCGCATCCGCGCCCGGGTCAGCCGCTTCCCCTTCCTCGATCTTCCCCCGAACCGGGAAATCGATGTGACAGCCCTGCCCGCCCACTTCGCTGGGTCATAA
- a CDS encoding TetR/AcrR family transcriptional regulator: MDNAYQRKKQPEAVRRALLDQAARLAVEEGLAAVTVQAVSDAAGVTKGGFIHHFPSKQALIDAVFEELLDTLSDDLDRRLAADPQPYGSFTRAYVESVFELGLGATGGPWAPLSISMLTDPRLRALWAEWFEARLSRHQATDGDLRLSIVRLAADGIWLADLAKMTLPDPAQLRHQLLQATQPLSSAAES; the protein is encoded by the coding sequence ATGGACAATGCCTACCAACGCAAGAAACAGCCGGAAGCTGTCCGCCGAGCCCTGCTCGATCAAGCCGCCAGACTGGCCGTCGAGGAGGGCCTGGCCGCCGTCACGGTCCAGGCGGTTTCTGATGCTGCTGGAGTCACCAAGGGCGGCTTCATCCACCACTTTCCCAGCAAGCAGGCCCTCATCGACGCGGTGTTCGAGGAACTGCTGGACACCCTCAGCGACGACCTGGACCGTCGCCTGGCCGCCGATCCTCAGCCTTACGGGTCCTTTACCCGCGCCTATGTCGAATCGGTCTTCGAGCTGGGGCTGGGCGCCACGGGTGGCCCCTGGGCACCGCTGTCGATCTCGATGCTGACCGACCCTCGCCTGCGGGCCCTGTGGGCCGAGTGGTTCGAGGCGCGTCTGTCGCGGCATCAGGCGACGGACGGCGATCTCCGTCTCAGCATCGTGCGTCTCGCGGCGGACGGCATCTGGCTGGCCGATCTCGCCAAGATGACGCTGCCCGACCCGGCACAGTTGCGGCATCAGCTTCTCCAGGCAACCCAGCCGCTCTCCTCGGCTGCGGAGAGCTGA
- a CDS encoding DMT family transporter, which translates to MNPLLLAYGFLTLAIVSEVAGSSFLQRSAQFTKLGPTLIMAVFYLASFFFLSQALRTLPLGIAYAIWGGLGIVLTAIVSVVIFRQALDAAALLGIALIVSGVVVMNVFSRSAAH; encoded by the coding sequence ATGAATCCCTTGCTGCTGGCCTACGGGTTCCTGACCCTCGCCATCGTCTCTGAAGTTGCAGGTTCGTCCTTTCTCCAGCGTTCGGCGCAATTCACCAAGCTCGGCCCCACGCTGATCATGGCCGTGTTCTACCTCGCCTCGTTCTTCTTCCTCTCCCAGGCTCTCAGGACCCTGCCACTGGGCATCGCCTACGCCATCTGGGGAGGTCTCGGTATCGTGCTCACGGCCATCGTCAGTGTCGTCATCTTCCGCCAGGCCCTGGACGCCGCCGCGCTCCTCGGCATCGCCCTGATCGTCTCGGGCGTGGTCGTCATGAACGTTTTTTCCCGCAGCGCGGCACACTGA
- a CDS encoding Tn3 family transposase, translated as MLQHWTIEELIDDWTLLPAEQGLLAGSQEANRLGLAVMLKAFQHQGRFPARTRDVPRAAVAFVARQVGVEAAQFERYDWRGRSSSTHRALIREFCGYRAFGEADVAPLVDWLCEHALPREERPDLFRALAVDHLRDARIEPPTNAQLDRHLASAERTFETRLCGLIFSSLDPGQVQALHELLRATVADEDEPEGATDRTSLIHWLRTDSRKPGLESVEEQIAKLRRLRAVGLPEGLFEGVPIGVQKRYRERTGVETPSELRAHPEAIRATQLAAFVQLRLAEVTDSLVDHLIHTVHKIGVRAERRVEKRILAEIRKTSGKDRLFERLLEAALENPEGTVREVLFPIVGEERLRDLLREFRARGSYRQEVHTHLRSSYKQHYRRMIPGLLTALEFRSNNPAHQPVIDALALVGRHLHSRAHNYPAFEEIPVQGVIARSMRDLILDVGEDGEVRLNRVNYEVCVLNALRDALRCREVWVVGADRYRDPDADLPANFEEQKTEYFAALKQPQEATQFVTELRERLRDALVNFHSDLPKNEKVRVTSKDGGRFSVTPLDQQPEPPTLRAMKGELGRQWPGTGLLDMLKEADLDVGFTDLLRSVLTRENLPRAEAQKRLLLCLFGLGTNTGLKRVAGSDAITPDQLRYVRKRYITREGLRAANAQLVNAILAARRPDLWGEGTTACASDSKKFGAWDSNLRTEWSVRYGGRGVMIYWHVERKATCIHSLLKTCSSSEVAAMIEGVLRHCTEMEVERQYVDSHGQSEVGFAFTHLLGFHLLPRLKDIAGQKLYLPDLTLGEQLPLLKPVAAQRAIRWELIEQQYEPMVKYTTALRLGLADPESILRRFTQANAQHPVYAALKELGKVIKTIFLCEYLGNEALRREIHEGLNVVENWNATTDFVFYGKGGEISTNRLEDQEISMLCLHLVQNCLVYVNTLMLQRVLEDETWRERMTAEDWRGLTPLIYQHVNPYGIFRLDMTTRLDLGRSAA; from the coding sequence ATTTTGCAGCACTGGACGATTGAGGAACTGATTGACGACTGGACGCTCCTGCCCGCCGAGCAGGGCCTGCTCGCGGGCAGCCAGGAGGCCAACCGCCTCGGGCTCGCCGTGATGCTCAAGGCCTTCCAGCACCAGGGGAGGTTCCCGGCCCGGACCCGGGACGTGCCACGTGCCGCCGTGGCCTTCGTCGCGCGGCAGGTGGGCGTCGAGGCCGCACAGTTCGAGCGCTACGACTGGCGGGGGCGCAGCAGTTCGACCCACCGCGCCCTGATCCGCGAGTTCTGCGGCTACCGGGCGTTTGGCGAGGCTGACGTGGCGCCGCTTGTGGACTGGCTGTGCGAACACGCTCTACCCCGTGAGGAGCGCCCCGACCTCTTCAGGGCCCTGGCCGTGGACCACCTGCGTGACGCTCGAATCGAGCCGCCCACCAACGCGCAACTCGACCGCCACCTGGCCTCCGCGGAGCGCACCTTCGAGACGAGGCTGTGCGGGTTGATCTTCTCCAGCCTGGACCCAGGACAGGTCCAGGCTCTTCACGAGCTGTTGCGGGCCACCGTCGCGGACGAGGACGAGCCCGAGGGCGCGACCGACCGGACCTCCCTGATTCACTGGCTGCGGACCGATTCCCGCAAGCCGGGCCTGGAGAGCGTCGAGGAGCAGATCGCCAAGCTGAGGCGCCTGCGCGCCGTGGGCCTGCCAGAGGGGCTGTTCGAGGGCGTGCCCATAGGCGTGCAAAAGCGATACCGGGAGCGGACGGGCGTAGAGACACCCAGCGAGTTGCGCGCCCACCCGGAGGCGATCCGGGCGACGCAACTCGCGGCCTTCGTGCAACTCCGGCTCGCCGAGGTCACGGACTCGCTGGTGGACCACCTGATCCACACCGTCCACAAGATCGGCGTCCGGGCCGAGCGGCGGGTCGAGAAACGCATCCTGGCCGAGATCAGGAAGACCTCTGGCAAGGACCGCCTGTTCGAGAGATTGCTGGAAGCGGCGCTGGAGAATCCCGAAGGCACGGTGCGCGAAGTGCTGTTTCCCATTGTTGGTGAGGAGCGGTTGCGCGACCTGCTGCGGGAGTTCCGGGCCAGGGGATCGTACCGGCAGGAGGTGCATACGCACCTCCGCTCGTCGTACAAGCAGCATTACCGCCGCATGATCCCGGGGTTGCTCACCGCCCTGGAGTTCCGCTCCAACAACCCGGCCCATCAGCCCGTCATCGACGCGCTGGCGCTCGTGGGGCGTCATCTGCACAGCCGGGCGCACAACTACCCTGCCTTCGAGGAGATTCCCGTGCAGGGCGTGATCGCCCGCAGCATGCGCGATCTCATCCTGGACGTGGGCGAGGACGGCGAGGTCCGGCTCAACCGGGTGAACTACGAGGTCTGCGTCCTCAACGCCCTGCGAGACGCATTGCGCTGCCGTGAGGTTTGGGTGGTGGGCGCCGACCGCTACCGTGACCCGGACGCCGACCTGCCCGCAAACTTCGAGGAGCAGAAGACCGAATATTTCGCGGCTTTGAAGCAGCCTCAGGAGGCGACCCAGTTTGTGACAGAGTTGCGCGAACGGCTCCGTGACGCTTTGGTGAACTTCCACAGTGACCTGCCCAAGAACGAGAAGGTCCGGGTCACCTCGAAAGATGGAGGACGGTTCAGCGTGACGCCGCTGGACCAGCAGCCCGAGCCGCCCACCTTGAGGGCGATGAAAGGGGAGCTGGGGCGACAGTGGCCGGGCACCGGGCTGCTGGACATGCTCAAGGAGGCCGACCTGGACGTGGGCTTCACCGACTTGCTGCGCAGCGTGCTGACCCGGGAGAATCTGCCCCGGGCGGAGGCGCAAAAGCGCCTCCTGCTGTGTCTGTTTGGGCTGGGAACGAACACGGGCCTCAAGCGCGTCGCCGGGAGTGACGCCATCACCCCCGACCAACTGCGCTATGTCCGCAAGCGGTACATCACCCGCGAGGGCCTGCGGGCCGCCAACGCGCAACTCGTGAACGCCATCCTGGCGGCGCGCCGCCCTGACCTCTGGGGTGAGGGGACCACGGCGTGTGCGTCGGACAGCAAGAAGTTCGGGGCCTGGGACAGCAACCTGCGCACCGAGTGGTCGGTGCGCTACGGGGGCCGGGGCGTGATGATTTACTGGCACGTCGAGCGCAAGGCCACTTGCATCCACTCGCTCCTGAAGACCTGCTCGTCCTCGGAGGTGGCCGCCATGATCGAGGGCGTCCTGAGGCACTGCACCGAGATGGAGGTGGAGCGGCAGTACGTGGACTCCCACGGCCAGAGCGAGGTGGGCTTCGCCTTCACCCACTTGCTGGGCTTTCACCTGTTGCCCCGGCTCAAGGACATCGCCGGACAGAAGCTGTACCTGCCCGACCTTACGTTGGGAGAGCAGCTTCCCCTGCTGAAGCCCGTTGCCGCGCAGCGGGCGATCCGGTGGGAGCTGATCGAGCAGCAGTACGAGCCGATGGTGAAGTACACGACTGCGCTGCGCCTGGGGCTCGCAGACCCCGAGTCCATCCTGCGGCGCTTCACGCAGGCCAATGCCCAGCATCCGGTGTATGCGGCCTTGAAGGAACTCGGCAAGGTGATCAAGACGATCTTCCTGTGCGAATACCTGGGGAACGAGGCCTTGCGGCGGGAGATTCACGAGGGGTTAAACGTCGTAGAGAACTGGAACGCGACGACGGACTTCGTGTTCTACGGCAAGGGGGGCGAGATCAGCACCAACCGGCTGGAAGATCAGGAAATCAGCATGCTGTGCCTGCACCTGGTACAGAACTGCCTGGTGTACGTGAACACCCTGATGCTCCAGCGCGTGCTGGAGGACGAGACCTGGCGGGAACGGATGACTGCGGAGGACTGGCGGGGCCTCACGCCGCTGATCTACCAGCATGTGAATCCGTACGGCATCTTCCGCCTGGACATGACGACCCGGCTGGACCTGGGACGGTCAGCGGCCTGA
- a CDS encoding beta-galactosidase, with the protein MEETLKTRYARTGHPDLTAFNHDLYRGLMQGQGGVGRQGPGTPNGLWVMEQQAGQVNWAPYNPLPADGAAQLWTAQAWAHGADVVSYFPWRAATMSQEILHSGLLRHDETPDRGHAEIAELETSQFPVGAIPARVALLHDYESLWLYDAQPQNAALSYWAQTLPYYSALRSLGVDVDVVSAKADLGGYDLIVAPAITLVTPELAQRWTAAVQGGARLVCGPRSAFRPSSGATWQDGQFGPLSSLVGARLLHYDSLRPGLDQQISGGYAAQLWAESYRLHGAQATHTYQGGSLDGQPAAIRQGDVSVLSAHSGALIHDVLRGALEEIGLPAADLPEGVRSQSRKSPAPELERPARDLAGAYAATGGLRNL; encoded by the coding sequence ATGGAAGAAACGCTCAAGACGCGTTACGCCCGCACCGGGCACCCGGACCTGACCGCGTTCAACCATGACCTGTACCGTGGTCTGATGCAGGGCCAGGGCGGCGTGGGCCGGCAGGGACCCGGCACCCCGAACGGGCTCTGGGTGATGGAGCAGCAGGCCGGACAGGTGAACTGGGCACCTTACAACCCGCTGCCCGCTGACGGCGCGGCGCAACTCTGGACCGCCCAGGCCTGGGCACACGGCGCGGACGTGGTGAGTTACTTCCCCTGGCGCGCGGCCACCATGTCTCAGGAAATCCTGCACTCGGGCCTGCTGCGGCACGACGAGACGCCCGACCGGGGCCACGCGGAGATCGCGGAACTGGAAACCAGCCAGTTCCCGGTGGGGGCCATTCCTGCCCGGGTGGCGCTGCTCCACGATTACGAGAGCCTCTGGCTTTACGACGCGCAGCCGCAGAACGCGGCGCTGAGCTACTGGGCTCAGACCCTTCCCTATTACTCGGCGCTCCGCTCCCTGGGCGTGGACGTGGACGTGGTGAGCGCGAAGGCCGATCTGGGCGGGTACGACCTCATCGTGGCCCCGGCGATCACCCTCGTCACGCCTGAACTGGCCCAGAGGTGGACAGCCGCTGTGCAGGGCGGAGCGCGTCTGGTGTGCGGACCGCGCAGTGCCTTTCGCCCCTCCTCCGGCGCCACCTGGCAAGACGGGCAGTTCGGGCCGCTTTCCAGTCTGGTCGGAGCGAGGCTGCTGCATTACGACTCGCTCCGGCCTGGGCTTGACCAGCAGATCAGCGGCGGCTACGCGGCGCAGCTCTGGGCCGAGAGTTACCGGCTGCACGGGGCGCAAGCGACGCACACCTATCAGGGCGGGTCCCTGGATGGACAGCCCGCCGCGATCCGGCAGGGAGACGTGAGCGTGCTCAGCGCCCACAGCGGGGCGCTGATTCACGACGTGTTGCGCGGGGCACTGGAAGAAATAGGTCTCCCCGCCGCCGACCTGCCGGAAGGCGTGCGGTCGCAGAGCAGGAAAAGTCCTGCTCCAGAACTGGAACGACCGGCGCGTGACCTGGCAGGGGCATACGCTGCAACCGGTGGGCTTCGAAATCTTTGA
- a CDS encoding type II toxin-antitoxin system Phd/YefM family antitoxin produces MTRTWKLEEAKAQLSQLVRDAEHEPQVITRHGRPVAVVSGVAEDVTRMQAEPGSALDALRGDFDFSDMPDEELFPRDCSSDLRELNL; encoded by the coding sequence ATGACCAGAACCTGGAAGCTGGAGGAGGCCAAGGCGCAGTTGTCTCAATTGGTACGCGACGCCGAGCATGAGCCGCAGGTCATTACCCGGCACGGGAGGCCCGTAGCGGTGGTCAGCGGCGTGGCTGAGGACGTAACGCGCATGCAAGCCGAGCCAGGGAGCGCCCTGGACGCCCTACGCGGAGACTTCGACTTCAGCGACATGCCCGATGAGGAATTGTTTCCACGCGACTGCAGCAGCGACCTGCGCGAACTGAATCTGTGA
- a CDS encoding type II toxin-antitoxin system VapC family toxin has protein sequence MTPGGTGGHGEAVPTVRLLLDTNVVSELTRPRPSAAVVAYLGRLDPRQTYLSLITVGEIERGIAQMDVPARAVKLRNWLDGQLLPGYAGRILPLDERVIRRWGELMALPAVRARTGIAVDALIAATASTHRLTLVTRNARDFGLFPIQIFDPWSFPAPEHP, from the coding sequence GTGACGCCAGGCGGGACCGGGGGACACGGCGAAGCTGTCCCCACCGTCCGGTTGCTGCTGGATACCAACGTGGTCAGCGAACTGACCCGCCCCCGTCCGAGTGCGGCAGTGGTGGCCTACCTGGGCAGGCTCGATCCCCGGCAGACCTATCTCAGCCTGATCACCGTGGGCGAGATCGAGCGCGGGATCGCGCAGATGGACGTGCCCGCGCGGGCCGTCAAGCTCCGCAACTGGCTGGACGGCCAGCTTCTCCCTGGGTACGCCGGGCGCATCCTCCCGCTGGACGAACGTGTCATTCGGCGCTGGGGCGAGCTGATGGCCCTGCCGGCTGTCCGTGCCCGCACCGGCATCGCAGTGGACGCCTTGATCGCGGCGACGGCCAGCACCCACCGCCTGACCCTCGTGACGCGCAACGCCCGTGATTTTGGCCTCTTCCCGATCCAGATCTTCGACCCCTGGTCTTTCCCTGCACCGGAGCACCCATGA
- a CDS encoding hydroxyacid-oxoacid transhydrogenase, which produces MTDAKSRESMFTIEATPVKFGAGAAQDAGWEMARLGGRRLFVVVDPEVQRLGVADPVLASLRAAGMDLIVYSEVDTEPSLDALKRAVAAAQEAQPDAFVALGGGSTIDTAKISNLLVTHGGEIMDYVNPPVGGGRKPPSPLRPLLAIPTTAGSGAEATTVAILDLPDLKIKTGISHRYMRPAQAIVDPELSRTAPAAVIASAGLDVVCHAAESFLSRPYTTRDRPATPDDRPPYQGSNPVADLWSAQALRYGGQYLRRAVQDAGDLEARGFMMLSATMAGVGFGSAGVHIPHACAYPIAGLRHEYRDPGYPGSKVFVPHGFSVIVTSPAAFRFTFSADPAKHIRAAEFLTGEQYAPDDQEALPSALLQLMKDVGAPSGVAALGYREADIPELIDGAFKQQRLLAVAPRTPTHDDLQHIFRESMHNW; this is translated from the coding sequence GTGACGGACGCGAAAAGCCGTGAGTCGATGTTCACGATTGAGGCGACGCCGGTGAAGTTCGGGGCGGGCGCCGCGCAGGACGCCGGGTGGGAAATGGCGCGTCTGGGGGGCAGGCGGCTGTTCGTGGTCGTCGACCCGGAGGTGCAGCGCCTGGGGGTGGCTGATCCGGTGCTGGCCTCCCTGCGGGCGGCGGGGATGGACCTGATCGTGTATTCCGAGGTGGACACCGAGCCCTCTCTGGACGCCCTGAAGCGGGCGGTGGCGGCGGCCCAGGAGGCGCAGCCCGACGCCTTTGTCGCGCTGGGCGGCGGAAGCACGATTGACACCGCCAAGATCTCGAACCTGCTGGTCACGCACGGCGGGGAGATCATGGACTACGTCAATCCGCCGGTCGGGGGCGGCAGAAAGCCGCCTTCACCCCTCCGGCCCCTGCTGGCGATTCCGACCACGGCGGGCAGCGGGGCCGAAGCGACGACGGTGGCGATCCTGGATCTGCCGGACCTGAAGATCAAAACGGGCATCAGCCACCGTTACATGCGCCCTGCACAGGCCATCGTCGATCCCGAGCTGTCCAGAACAGCGCCCGCTGCCGTGATCGCGTCGGCGGGACTGGACGTGGTGTGTCACGCGGCGGAGAGCTTTCTCAGCCGCCCGTACACCACGCGTGACCGCCCGGCCACACCGGACGACCGCCCGCCGTATCAGGGCAGCAACCCGGTGGCGGACCTGTGGTCGGCGCAGGCGCTGCGTTACGGGGGTCAGTACCTGCGCCGCGCGGTGCAGGACGCGGGCGACCTGGAAGCGCGCGGTTTCATGATGCTCTCCGCCACGATGGCGGGGGTCGGCTTCGGCTCGGCGGGCGTGCATATTCCCCACGCCTGCGCCTATCCCATCGCCGGTCTCAGGCACGAGTACCGCGATCCGGGCTATCCCGGCAGCAAGGTCTTCGTTCCCCACGGCTTCAGCGTGATCGTGACTTCGCCGGCAGCCTTCCGCTTCACCTTCAGCGCCGACCCGGCCAAGCACATCCGGGCGGCAGAGTTCCTGACAGGCGAGCAGTACGCGCCGGACGACCAAGAGGCCCTTCCCAGCGCCCTGCTCCAACTGATGAAAGACGTGGGCGCCCCCAGCGGCGTCGCCGCCCTGGGCTACCGCGAGGCCGATATTCCCGAGCTGATCGACGGCGCCTTCAAGCAGCAGCGTCTGCTGGCTGTGGCGCCCAGGACGCCGACCCACGACGACCTCCAGCACATCTTCCGCGAATCGATGCACAACTGGTGA
- the attM gene encoding AttM family quorum-quenching N-acyl homoserine lactonase, which translates to MTQSQQQGTPVRLYMFQCGSLKCKTNNIKMNADPTPYEIPVPWYLITHPKGNVVIDGGNAVECATDPEGHWGGITEVYWPVMTPEQGVEAELERLGISKDSVRYVLQSHLHLDHTGAVGRFPKATHLVQRSEYEYAFTPDWFAAGGYIRKDFDKPGLKWQFLNGDATDGYDLYGDGVIRLFFTPGHAPGHQSFLITLPSGDKYLLAVDAAYTVDHWEERALPGFLASTVDTVRSVQKLRALAEHEEAHVVTGHDPDAWPSFKQAPEFYS; encoded by the coding sequence ATGACTCAATCCCAGCAGCAGGGCACACCCGTCCGCCTCTACATGTTTCAGTGCGGCAGCCTGAAGTGCAAAACCAACAACATCAAGATGAACGCCGATCCCACCCCCTACGAGATCCCGGTGCCCTGGTACCTGATCACCCATCCGAAAGGCAACGTCGTGATCGACGGTGGCAACGCGGTGGAGTGCGCCACGGACCCGGAGGGGCACTGGGGCGGCATCACCGAGGTGTACTGGCCCGTGATGACCCCGGAGCAGGGCGTGGAAGCCGAGCTGGAGCGGCTGGGAATCAGCAAGGACAGCGTCCGCTACGTCCTGCAAAGCCACCTGCATCTCGACCATACCGGCGCCGTCGGACGGTTTCCGAAGGCCACCCATCTCGTGCAGCGCAGTGAGTACGAGTACGCCTTCACGCCGGACTGGTTCGCTGCCGGCGGATACATCCGCAAGGACTTCGACAAGCCGGGCCTGAAATGGCAGTTCCTGAACGGCGACGCCACCGACGGCTACGACCTGTACGGCGACGGCGTGATTCGGCTGTTTTTCACCCCCGGGCACGCGCCGGGTCACCAGAGCTTCCTGATCACCCTGCCGAGTGGAGACAAGTACCTGCTCGCGGTGGACGCGGCCTACACCGTGGACCACTGGGAAGAGAGGGCGCTGCCGGGCTTCCTGGCGAGCACCGTGGACACGGTCCGCAGCGTGCAGAAACTCAGGGCGCTGGCCGAGCACGAAGAAGCCCACGTGGTCACCGGCCACGATCCTGACGCCTGGCCCTCGTTCAAGCAGGCCCCCGAGTTCTACAGCTGA
- a CDS encoding ParA family protein, with product MTSPAASTPAGPLVIALASLKGGVGKTTSAVHIAAHLAYAGERVLLADGDRIRTATAWGRGGKMPFTVGGMTMLSQAAKYSAIVIDSRGGLEDADLVELGESCSALILPSTPDLGGMDGMAQTVEVLRGAGIPQGRYAALLTMVRPGSERKLADARAALSDAGIPALHQTVRLSEAFRDANNGGVLVRDVRGNSLAKGLWTEYERVTQEIVQLAGVGA from the coding sequence ATGACCTCGCCCGCCGCTTCCACCCCCGCCGGGCCGCTGGTGATCGCCCTCGCCAGCCTCAAGGGCGGCGTGGGCAAGACGACCAGCGCCGTCCACATCGCCGCGCACCTCGCCTATGCCGGAGAACGGGTGCTGCTCGCCGACGGTGACCGCATCCGCACCGCGACCGCCTGGGGGAGAGGAGGGAAGATGCCCTTTACCGTCGGCGGCATGACCATGCTCAGTCAGGCGGCGAAGTACAGCGCCATCGTGATCGACTCACGCGGTGGGCTGGAAGACGCCGACCTCGTGGAACTGGGCGAGTCCTGCTCGGCGCTGATCCTGCCGAGCACTCCGGACCTCGGCGGCATGGACGGCATGGCCCAGACCGTCGAGGTGCTGCGAGGAGCAGGCATTCCCCAGGGCCGCTACGCCGCCCTGCTGACGATGGTGCGCCCCGGCAGCGAGCGCAAACTCGCGGACGCCAGAGCCGCGCTTTCCGACGCTGGGATTCCCGCCCTGCATCAGACGGTGCGCCTCTCCGAAGCCTTCCGGGACGCAAACAACGGCGGCGTGCTGGTCCGGGACGTGCGCGGCAACAGCCTGGCGAAAGGACTGTGGACCGAGTATGAGCGCGTCACTCAGGAGATCGTGCAGCTCGCGGGGGTGGGCGCGTGA
- a CDS encoding helix-turn-helix domain-containing protein, producing the protein MTDRVEARAARLAALLNEDGTLTPAKQLPPGLLTEGDDLGAPYLEGLIAETVGEGLHALRVESGLGTPEVLARRGLSKGRLSQIERADLNPQLSTITQQADALDYDVTIVFTPRNKGRRAVRVAVKPASNH; encoded by the coding sequence ATGACCGACCGTGTAGAGGCCCGCGCCGCTCGCCTGGCCGCTCTCTTGAACGAGGACGGGACCCTGACACCCGCCAAGCAGTTGCCGCCGGGCCTGCTGACCGAGGGCGACGACCTGGGCGCCCCCTACCTGGAGGGCCTGATCGCCGAGACGGTGGGGGAGGGGCTGCACGCCCTCCGGGTGGAGTCGGGGCTGGGGACGCCCGAGGTGCTGGCCCGGCGGGGGCTGAGCAAGGGGCGGCTCTCGCAGATCGAGAGGGCGGACCTCAATCCGCAGCTCTCGACCATCACGCAGCAGGCCGACGCGCTGGACTATGACGTGACCATCGTATTCACGCCCAGGAACAAGGGGCGGCGGGCCGTGCGGGTCGCGGTGAAGCCCGCCTCCAATCACTGA